The bacterium genomic interval CATCAATTTTATTGATGTATAAGTTAGGGGAACTCCTTTTTAGCAGAAAAGAAGCATTGATTGGGACATTCATATTTGCGATATCCAAACCACCGATATGGGCATCCCAGGAAGCAAGAATGTACCCATTATTTATGTTTTTAGTACTCGCTTCAAGTATATTATTCATAAAATTCTGCACAACAAACAGCAAAAAAACATTATTTTTACTTACTTTGGTTAATATTTTAATTTCTTATACTCATTTATATGGGTTGTTTTTCATATTATTCGAGGGAATTTATATTTTAGTCGCGCAAAGAGAAAAGTTAAAAGATTTTTTCATATCCGGGATAATCATAAGTATTTGTTATATTCCGTGGATTATCGTTTTAAAGACTCAAATTCCAATGGGAGCAGGCAGTTGGATTGGGAGAATAAAAGGGCTAGCGGATATTTATTATATAATCTGGAAACTATCATCCGAGTATAAATTATTGGTTTTAGTATTCGGGATACTTGCTATGTTTGGAATTATCCGGTGTTTCAAGGAACGCAATCGTTCCAATATTTTATTTTTAGTTTTATGGATATTAACACCGATATCCGCTGCATATATTTTGTCTTATTTAATAAGACCATTTTTAGACCCAAGATATGTATTTTTTGTAGTACCTGCATATTATTTACTGGTTACAAGGGGTATATTCTGGTTCAGGAATAAGGTTGCACAGGCATTAAGTTTATTAGTTGTGACAGGGATAAGCGGGTATATTCTTTTTTCTTATTATACTACT includes:
- a CDS encoding glycosyltransferase family 39 protein, encoding TGGGVRLCQLGTESIWLDEAVGIGNVCSSFTGMIGNVIIHDISPPLYFTLLWGWIKLFGTSEFAVRLLSAILGIASILLMYKLGELLFSRKEALIGTFIFAISKPPIWASQEARMYPLFMFLVLASSILFIKFCTTNSKKTLFLLTLVNILISYTHLYGLFFILFEGIYILVAQREKLKDFFISGIIISICYIPWIIVLKTQIPMGAGSWIGRIKGLADIYYIIWKLSSEYKLLVLVFGILAMFGIIRCFKERNRSNILFLVLWILTPISAAYILSYLIRPFLDPRYVFFVVPAYYLLVTRGIFWFRNKVAQALSLLVVTGISGYILFSYYTTVQKEQWRESVKFVETSKLKANAIVLSGGIEPFNYYYKKNIPVECVPFAFSTAKGSIITDSIKNRIDNMQSIWFFKSNYTNPKLGFEEWLNGKFCIKEEKDFMSIKVYYCIKSTQQTVRVSSKQKNDNE